The DNA sequence GAAACTTCATTCTACAAACAATGTTCCTACGAGGCACACACAACGGAGAGGAGATAGACAATACAACCCCAGAGGAGTTATCGGTATGGATTGAAGCAGTAAAAGAGGTCAACCCAAAAATGATAATGATATATACAATTGACCGCGACACTCCTGAAAAGAATCTACAAAAAATCTCCCCAGAAGAGATGAATAAAATAGCCAATAGATTAGAAACACTCGGTTATAAAGTATCAGTCTCTTGCTAACGCAGAGCAAGTAGAGAGAGTAATAGATTTATAGTTGAAAACTGAAGAATAATTATGGCAGAATTTGAAATTATCAATGGCGCAGGTATTATTCCCGAAGCAACAACTATAATAAAAGATTGTGCTTTTAAGGGTTGTGAGTCACTTAAGAATATAATCATTCCAGAATACGTAACATATATTGGAGACTGGGCCCTTTCAGGTTGTGAGTCACTTGAGAGTATAACTATACCTAAGTCGGTAACAAAGATTGGAGATTTTGTCCTCAAAGGATGTACAGGCCTGACAGAGATTAAAGTTTCAGAGGAGAATCCTCTATATGACTCGCGAGAAGGATGTAATGCAATAATAGAAACGGCAACTAACAAACTAATTGCAGGATGTAAATCTACCACTATCCCTAACTCCGTAACAGAGATTGGTGAGGGAGCTTTCTCAGGATGCAAGTCACTAAAAAATATAATCATACCTAAGGGAGTAAGATCTATTGAGTGGAATGCATTCAAGGATTGTATAAGTTTAACCACAATAACTATACCCACCTCGGTAACTAAAATCGGGTGGTGTAGTTTCTCAGGTTGTACAAGTCTAACCACAATCACTATCCCCAACTCGGTAAGAGAGATTGGCGAATATGCCTTCTCAGGTTGCCACTCACTCAACACAATTTATGTAACAAAAGGAGATAGCGAAAGAGTTAAAAGAATGTTACCCAAAGAGTTGCATAAGTTTGTAACAGAGAAGGAATAGCAGTCAGCTATCAGCTATTAGTTATCAGATGTCTGTTTTCAGTTATTAGTATTTAGCTAACAAGTCATCAGTTAAAATAAGTTACTTCGGTAATCCCGTTTCTTTATTTATAGAGGTCTGAAAGCATTTTAAAGTAACCTAAGTTAGGATTGACATTTAGTCAATTCTAATTACAAAGTAATTACCTAAAAATGCCCCATACTGCGGTCGGATTAGCATTCAGTTAATCCTATTTGCTTAAGCAAATACCTTGTATGCGTCACTACTTGCTCAAGTTACCCTTTTCAGCGGACGTGGCAGGCCTACTCCGTCGCACAGAGCACTGTGCTCCCCAGACTACAGCACAAATTGACATTTAGTCAATTTTATTTGCGTTGCAAATGCTTTGTCTGCATCCCTACTTGTTGATAACTGATAACTTACAAATCTGTGAGTAAGCGAACACAATACCAAATTTATTTGAGTATTGTTGAGCGAGAACAGATTCAACAAACGAATATTTGTTAACTAATACTTCACAACCTTATAAACTTTTGCGGGTGTTACCACCAAATATACTCCGGTGCTGTTTACTGGTAATGATATTGATCCATTTAGGTTACCTTGCCACACTGCAATACCCGATGCGTTGTAGATTGTTACTGCTCCCTCTACTCCGTTTATTTGCAGGTTATCTCCTTCAAAGAAGATTGCAGTTTCGGGAGTAATATTATCCTCTACTCCTGTTAAATCGTGGTCGCCAACGTATGGTGTTCCTTTTACTACAATATCATATATATCTGGTTTGTTTACTGCATTCCACTCAAACTTTAAGAGCGAAATGTTTTTATATCCTTTTACATTCAACTCTGTTAAAGGTTGGCTCAAATAACCCATATCATACCACTCTCCGTTGGCTTTTATTGATATTGAGGGTAACTCTTCTTCGCTACTCTCATATTTTGAGTTGTGGTATATCTCTATTGTTTCAAAATCGAGGTTTTCAGTAAACTCATACTCTAACCATCCCTCCTCCATTGCTTGGTATGATGTTGCAAGAGAGCGGTCGTCAAGGGCTGTTGTGTAGGCGTTTTTGTTATCCTTGGCAACGGCTATCTCTTTGCCTTCATACACCTTTATTTTTACTACTTTAAGCCAATTGTTACCGGTTGCACTATTTAATTTAAATTGTACATATCGAGCAACATTGCTTCCTGTTACAGAGAATGTTTTATCTACTATATCGGCAGATGTGAAGGTCTGCAAGTTTACCCATTGTCCTCCATTGTTAGAGATTTGCAACACGCAATCGCCTGACGGTTGGTCGTTGCTATCGAACGTAACTTCTATTTTATATATTCCTTTTGAAGCTCCTAAATCTACTCTTATATAATCTCCTGCTTCTTGGGCTCTATTACTCCAGAAGAAACTATCATTACTGTAATTTACAACATTTGCTACTCCATTATTATCATATTGTGGAATATTTGTCTCTGCTCCAATTGGTGTTAAGATTCCTGATTTTGGGATATTGATTGTTATAGAACTTACGCCTATAGGTTTTGTTACATCTCGGCTTACATTGCGTATTCTGATGTATGCCAGCTCTATTGGAGTTGTTCCGTTAGGGGTAAATTCATACCACTCTTTTCCGTTTACCGAATACTCGTAATAGAACTCGCTTGGGAGAGTGTTTGATGATACCGACACTGTTACTTCGTTCTTTCTATTCATATTTATTCCAACATATTCGCCAGTTGTCAAACTTACGTTACTTAAATTTTGTAATGTTATTGCCTCTGTTGTTGTTGACAAACTTACATTATAGGGTAAATATGTTA is a window from the Bacteroidales bacterium genome containing:
- a CDS encoding leucine-rich repeat domain-containing protein translates to MAEFEIINGAGIIPEATTIIKDCAFKGCESLKNIIIPEYVTYIGDWALSGCESLESITIPKSVTKIGDFVLKGCTGLTEIKVSEENPLYDSREGCNAIIETATNKLIAGCKSTTIPNSVTEIGEGAFSGCKSLKNIIIPKGVRSIEWNAFKDCISLTTITIPTSVTKIGWCSFSGCTSLTTITIPNSVREIGEYAFSGCHSLNTIYVTKGDSERVKRMLPKELHKFVTEKE